A single window of Lysobacter oculi DNA harbors:
- a CDS encoding 5-(carboxyamino)imidazole ribonucleotide synthase gives MTTVGILGGGQLARMMALSGAPLGLRFLVLDNVADACAGQFAPMVVGDYTDEAALAEFASRIDVATFDFENVPASSAEWLSARVPVFPSPRALAVSQDRLAEKTLFRELGIPVPGFVDVPDRAALDAAVAELGTPCILKTRRLGYDGKGQFRIKTMADVDAAWDALGEQAARVGLILEAFVPFQRELSVVAVRGRDGEFRSWPLTENWHVDGVLSASLAPARVDAAMAAKAIAHARALAEAMDYVGVFALELFCRDGELLANEIAPRVHNSGHWTIEGAEISQFQNHLRAVLGLPLGDTRMVGHACMLNWIGEMPDADAVLREPGGHWHDYGKSARAGRKVGHATLRADAQAELADALQRVGAALGREAQVLPVIHALQT, from the coding sequence ATGACCACGGTCGGGATTCTTGGCGGCGGGCAGCTGGCCCGGATGATGGCGCTGTCCGGCGCGCCGCTCGGCCTGCGCTTCCTCGTCCTCGACAACGTGGCCGATGCCTGCGCCGGGCAGTTCGCGCCGATGGTGGTGGGCGATTACACCGACGAAGCCGCGCTGGCCGAATTCGCTTCACGCATCGATGTCGCCACCTTCGATTTCGAAAACGTGCCGGCCAGTTCCGCCGAGTGGCTGTCCGCACGCGTGCCGGTGTTCCCGAGCCCGCGCGCACTGGCCGTGTCGCAGGACCGCCTCGCCGAGAAGACCCTGTTCCGCGAACTCGGCATCCCGGTGCCGGGTTTCGTCGATGTGCCCGACCGTGCCGCGCTGGATGCGGCGGTCGCGGAACTCGGCACGCCCTGCATTCTCAAGACCCGCCGGCTCGGCTATGACGGCAAGGGCCAGTTCCGCATCAAGACGATGGCCGATGTCGATGCGGCGTGGGACGCGCTGGGCGAGCAGGCGGCCCGCGTCGGCCTGATCCTGGAAGCCTTCGTGCCGTTCCAGCGCGAGCTGTCGGTGGTGGCCGTGCGTGGCCGCGATGGCGAGTTCCGCAGCTGGCCGCTGACCGAGAACTGGCATGTTGATGGCGTGTTGTCGGCCAGCCTGGCGCCGGCCCGCGTGGACGCGGCGATGGCGGCCAAGGCGATCGCTCACGCACGCGCGTTGGCCGAGGCGATGGACTACGTCGGCGTGTTCGCGCTGGAGCTGTTCTGCCGCGACGGCGAGCTGCTCGCCAACGAGATCGCGCCGCGCGTGCACAACTCCGGCCACTGGACGATCGAAGGCGCGGAAATCTCGCAGTTCCAGAACCACCTGCGCGCCGTGCTCGGCCTGCCGCTGGGCGACACCCGCATGGTCGGCCACGCCTGCATGCTCAACTGGATCGGCGAGATGCCGGATGCCGACGCCGTGCTGCGCGAACCCGGCGGCCACTGGCACGACTACGGCAAATCCGCGCGTGCCGGGCGCAAGGTCGGCCACGCCACGCTGCGCGCCGATGCGCAGGCGGAACTCGCGGACGCGCTGCAACGCGTCGGTGCCGCGCTGGGCCGTGAAGCGCAGGTGCTGCCGGTGATTCACGCCCTGCAGACCTGA
- the purE gene encoding 5-(carboxyamino)imidazole ribonucleotide mutase, whose translation MNAADQAPRVGIVMGSRSDWETMQHAAQKLEALGVPHEVRVVSAHRTPDVLFEYAETAASRGLRAIIAGAGGAAHLPGMLAAKTAVPVLGVPVQSKALNGMDSLLSIVQMPAGIPVATFAIGNAGAANAALFAAAMLAADDAAIAAALDAFRRTQTEAVTAADDPRIEAK comes from the coding sequence ATGAACGCCGCCGACCAAGCGCCCCGCGTGGGCATCGTGATGGGCTCGCGCTCGGACTGGGAAACGATGCAGCACGCCGCGCAGAAGCTTGAAGCGCTGGGCGTGCCGCACGAAGTACGCGTGGTCTCCGCGCATCGCACGCCTGACGTGCTGTTCGAATATGCCGAAACCGCCGCGTCGCGTGGCCTGCGCGCGATCATCGCCGGCGCCGGTGGGGCGGCTCATCTGCCAGGGATGCTGGCCGCCAAGACCGCGGTGCCGGTGCTCGGCGTGCCGGTGCAGTCGAAGGCGCTCAACGGCATGGATTCGCTGCTGTCGATCGTGCAGATGCCGGCGGGAATTCCGGTCGCGACCTTCGCCATCGGCAATGCCGGTGCCGCCAATGCCGCGCTGTTTGCCGCCGCGATGCTGGCCGCCGACGATGCCGCCATCGCCGCCGCGCTCGACGCCTTCCGCCGCACGCAAACCGAAGCGGTGACCGCGGCCGACGACCCGCGCATCGAGGCGAAATGA
- a CDS encoding Trm112 family protein, giving the protein MDKKLLDILACPVTRQPLALLDGDRLKTLNAAIATGGVRFGEHAQAEALREALITRDGRRIYRIDDGIPVLLPEEGLEAASIDGLAA; this is encoded by the coding sequence ATGGACAAGAAGCTGCTCGACATCCTCGCCTGCCCGGTCACCCGCCAGCCGCTGGCCCTGCTCGACGGCGACCGGCTGAAGACGCTCAACGCGGCCATCGCCACCGGCGGCGTGCGCTTCGGCGAGCACGCGCAGGCCGAGGCATTGCGCGAAGCGCTCATCACCCGCGACGGCAGGCGCATCTACCGCATCGACGACGGCATCCCGGTACTGCTGCCCGAGGAAGGGCTGGAGGCGGCTTCCATCGACGGCCTCGCGGCATGA
- a CDS encoding DUF2272 domain-containing protein, with amino-acid sequence MSPNAPGSNDGDEPWARVAAYWRDSGTLQEMVNSNQAGAYQCQNPYGSTFARSECRAFVSDVAWSAAFVSYVMAQAGVQGFRLSPRHIDYIRAASSGSATSPYSFQDPNQTPIQPGDMLCYVRNSSSVVGFGGLKTFLANSGGGLLSHCDIAVSLNGNQVWLVGGNVANMVTMRKLTLDAGGRALLPRPISTQWVGSDEDGQDASCSPANEASCSMNRQNWAVLLKLTRP; translated from the coding sequence GTGAGTCCGAACGCGCCAGGCTCAAACGACGGCGACGAGCCGTGGGCACGCGTCGCCGCCTACTGGCGCGACAGCGGCACCCTGCAGGAGATGGTCAACAGCAACCAGGCCGGCGCCTACCAGTGCCAGAACCCGTACGGCTCCACCTTCGCACGCAGCGAGTGCCGCGCCTTCGTCAGCGACGTGGCATGGTCGGCGGCCTTCGTGTCCTACGTGATGGCACAGGCCGGCGTGCAGGGCTTCCGCCTGTCGCCACGCCACATCGACTACATCCGCGCCGCGTCCAGTGGCTCGGCCACCAGCCCCTACAGCTTCCAGGACCCGAACCAGACCCCGATCCAGCCCGGCGACATGCTCTGCTACGTGCGCAACAGCAGCAGCGTGGTCGGCTTCGGCGGGCTGAAAACTTTCTTGGCCAATTCGGGCGGCGGCCTGCTATCGCATTGCGACATCGCGGTCTCGCTCAACGGCAACCAGGTCTGGCTGGTCGGCGGCAACGTCGCCAACATGGTGACGATGCGCAAGCTCACGCTCGATGCCGGCGGCCGCGCATTGTTGCCGCGACCGATCAGCACGCAGTGGGTCGGCTCCGACGAGGACGGCCAGGACGCCTCCTGCTCGCCCGCCAACGAGGCGTCGTGCAGCATGAACCGGCAGAACTGGGCCGTGCTGCTCAAGCTCACCCGCCCCTGA
- a CDS encoding DUF3301 domain-containing protein has protein sequence MDWLLWLLIAVVVGGAWFNSARRAAEIAHEVGQRACRRNGVQWLDESVHTTGMRIRRKPDGWLGLERSYRFEYSRDGSDRHAGNLSLLGGELVRFVGPVREDGQVNSLNLDD, from the coding sequence ATGGACTGGCTGCTCTGGCTGTTGATCGCGGTGGTGGTGGGCGGCGCATGGTTCAACAGCGCACGCCGCGCCGCCGAGATCGCCCACGAAGTCGGCCAGCGCGCCTGCCGGCGCAACGGCGTGCAATGGCTGGATGAAAGCGTGCACACCACCGGCATGCGCATCCGCCGCAAACCCGACGGCTGGCTCGGGCTGGAACGCAGCTACCGCTTCGAATACTCGCGCGACGGCAGCGACCGCCATGCCGGCAACCTGTCGCTGCTAGGCGGCGAACTGGTGCGTTTCGTCGGGCCGGTCCGCGAGGACGGCCAGGTCAACAGCCTCAACCTCGACGACTGA
- a CDS encoding ClpXP protease specificity-enhancing factor produces the protein MSGDSPVAAVSSQRPYLLRAIHEWISDNGMTPHLLVDAAYPGVHVPPGTAKDGKVVLNIADRAVGQLSLGNDYITFGARFGGVAHEVFVPVAAVLAIYSRETGQGMALPAEEVDEEAASSTPAASDTPAPERPRPTLSAVPAPSGEGEGDDPSPPDEPAPGGPKRPQLRVVK, from the coding sequence GTGAGTGGGGATTCGCCGGTGGCGGCGGTCAGCAGCCAGCGCCCCTACCTGCTGCGCGCTATCCACGAGTGGATCAGCGACAACGGGATGACGCCGCACCTGCTGGTCGATGCCGCCTATCCCGGCGTGCACGTGCCGCCGGGCACCGCGAAGGACGGCAAGGTGGTGCTCAATATCGCCGACCGCGCGGTGGGGCAGCTCAGCCTCGGCAACGACTACATCACCTTCGGCGCGCGCTTCGGCGGCGTCGCTCACGAAGTCTTCGTGCCGGTCGCGGCGGTGCTGGCGATCTATTCGCGCGAGACCGGGCAAGGCATGGCGCTGCCGGCGGAGGAAGTGGATGAGGAAGCCGCTTCGTCCACCCCCGCTGCATCCGATACCCCGGCACCCGAACGCCCGCGCCCGACCCTGTCGGCGGTGCCGGCACCATCCGGCGAAGGCGAGGGCGACGACCCGTCGCCGCCGGACGAACCCGCGCCTGGCGGTCCGAAGCGCCCGCAATTGCGCGTGGTGAAGTAA
- a CDS encoding cytochrome c1 — MKKLHLTLAALLAGLLFAGGVQASEGGALQQSGVDLNDQASLQRGAKYYMSYCSGCHSLKYMRYSRIGEDLGLTEDEVKQNLMFKDGVQIGETINTGMSPELGKEAFGKAPPDLSVISRVRGPDWVYTYLKSFYLDDARPLGWNNTLFPNASMPNPLWELQGLQHPEFGAAEAGGERPVTGLTVTQPGRLKPAEFDQVVRDISAFLAYTGEPAGLKRQNLGVWVLLFLAFFTFMAWLLKKEYWKDVH, encoded by the coding sequence ATGAAGAAGCTGCATCTCACTCTTGCCGCGCTGCTGGCCGGCCTGCTGTTCGCGGGCGGCGTGCAGGCCTCCGAAGGCGGCGCACTGCAGCAGTCGGGCGTCGATCTGAACGACCAGGCCTCGCTGCAGCGTGGTGCCAAGTACTACATGAGCTACTGCTCCGGCTGCCACTCGCTGAAGTACATGCGCTATTCGCGCATCGGCGAGGACCTGGGCCTGACCGAGGACGAGGTCAAGCAGAACCTGATGTTCAAGGACGGCGTCCAGATCGGCGAGACCATCAACACCGGCATGAGTCCGGAGTTGGGCAAGGAAGCGTTCGGCAAGGCACCGCCGGACCTGTCGGTGATCTCGCGCGTGCGCGGTCCGGACTGGGTCTACACCTACCTCAAGTCCTTCTACCTGGATGACGCGCGCCCGCTGGGCTGGAACAACACGCTGTTCCCGAACGCGTCGATGCCGAACCCGCTGTGGGAACTGCAGGGCCTGCAGCACCCCGAGTTCGGTGCCGCCGAAGCGGGTGGCGAGCGCCCGGTGACCGGCCTGACGGTGACCCAGCCGGGGCGGCTGAAGCCGGCGGAATTCGACCAGGTAGTGCGCGACATCAGCGCCTTCCTGGCCTATACCGGCGAGCCGGCCGGACTGAAGCGGCAGAACCTGGGTGTCTGGGTGCTGCTGTTCCTGGCCTTCTTCACCTTCATGGCATGGCTGCTCAAGAAGGAATACTGGAAGGACGTGCACTGA
- a CDS encoding cytochrome b, with amino-acid sequence MSNVITRNINNLMDWFNERAPGFMPFYRKHMTQYYAPKNFNIWYIFGILATVVLVNQILTGIFLTMHFKPSAAEAFDSVEYIMRDVEWGWLIRYMHSTGASLFFVVIYLHMFRGLMYGSYRKPRELVWILGMLIYLVLMAEAFMGYVLPWGQMSFWGAKVIISLFGAIPVIGGGLTEWIMGDYNPGDATLNRFFALHVIAMPLVLLLLVVLHLGALHEVGSNNPDGIEIKKGPKGNRWSPTAPADGVPFHPYYTVKDTFFVGCFLMVAAFVIFFAPAFGGWFLEHDNFTAADPLVTPAHIKPVWYFTPYYAMLRVVPSFFGIKLWGVLVMGGAIAVLFLLPWLDRSPVKSYRYRGWFSWVMLLAFAFTFLWLAKIGAGPGTDPVETIIGRVLTVFYFLFFLTMPIWTKLDKTKPVPERVTGGH; translated from the coding sequence ATGTCGAACGTCATCACCCGCAACATCAACAACCTGATGGACTGGTTCAACGAGCGCGCGCCCGGCTTCATGCCGTTCTACCGCAAGCACATGACCCAGTACTACGCGCCGAAGAACTTCAACATCTGGTACATCTTCGGCATCCTGGCGACGGTCGTGCTGGTCAACCAGATCCTGACCGGCATCTTCCTGACGATGCACTTCAAGCCGAGCGCCGCCGAGGCCTTCGACTCGGTCGAGTACATCATGCGCGATGTCGAATGGGGCTGGCTGATCCGCTACATGCACAGCACCGGCGCCTCGCTGTTCTTCGTCGTCATCTACCTGCACATGTTCCGCGGGCTGATGTACGGCAGCTACCGCAAGCCGCGCGAGCTGGTCTGGATCCTCGGCATGCTGATCTACCTGGTGCTGATGGCCGAGGCCTTCATGGGCTATGTGCTGCCGTGGGGCCAGATGTCGTTCTGGGGCGCCAAGGTGATCATCTCGTTGTTCGGCGCGATCCCGGTGATCGGCGGCGGCCTGACCGAGTGGATCATGGGCGATTACAACCCCGGCGACGCCACGCTGAACCGCTTCTTCGCGCTGCACGTCATCGCGATGCCGCTGGTCCTGCTGCTGCTGGTGGTCCTGCACCTGGGCGCGCTGCACGAAGTGGGCTCGAACAACCCGGACGGCATAGAGATCAAGAAGGGGCCGAAGGGCAACCGCTGGTCGCCGACCGCACCGGCCGATGGCGTCCCCTTCCACCCGTACTACACGGTGAAGGACACCTTCTTCGTCGGCTGCTTCCTGATGGTCGCCGCGTTCGTGATCTTCTTCGCGCCGGCGTTCGGCGGCTGGTTCCTGGAGCACGACAACTTCACCGCGGCCGATCCGCTGGTGACGCCGGCCCACATCAAGCCGGTGTGGTACTTCACCCCGTATTACGCGATGTTGCGCGTGGTGCCCTCGTTCTTCGGCATCAAGCTGTGGGGCGTGCTGGTGATGGGTGGCGCGATCGCCGTGCTGTTCCTGCTGCCGTGGCTGGACCGCTCGCCGGTCAAGTCCTACCGCTACCGCGGCTGGTTCTCGTGGGTGATGCTGCTGGCGTTCGCCTTCACCTTCCTCTGGCTGGCCAAGATCGGCGCCGGTCCGGGTACCGACCCGGTCGAGACCATCATCGGCCGTGTGCTGACCGTCTTCTACTTCCTCTTCTTCCTGACCATGCCCATCTGGACCAAGCTCGACAAGACCAAGCCTGTGCCTGAGCGCGTCACGGGGGGGCACTGA
- the petA gene encoding ubiquinol-cytochrome c reductase iron-sulfur subunit — protein MANDEVHSPDNPGRRRFLTATTAVVGAVGAGFAAVPFIKSWNPSARAKLAGAPTIRTLEDIGEGQQVVVMWRGQPIFIARRTAAMVATLKGMNELVVDPDSTNADQTPAFAKNEYRSIKPEILVLVGVCTHLGCAPEFLPEVKPQPFDAEWKGGYFCPCHKSKYDIAGRVFKAQPAPLALPVPPYHFQDDNTLVIGVAPTGAA, from the coding sequence ATGGCCAACGATGAGGTCCACAGCCCGGACAACCCGGGTCGCCGCAGGTTTCTGACCGCCACCACCGCAGTGGTCGGCGCGGTCGGTGCCGGTTTTGCCGCCGTCCCGTTCATCAAGAGCTGGAATCCCAGTGCCCGCGCGAAGCTCGCCGGCGCACCGACGATCCGCACCCTCGAAGACATCGGAGAAGGCCAGCAGGTCGTGGTGATGTGGCGGGGCCAGCCTATCTTCATCGCGCGCCGCACCGCCGCCATGGTTGCCACGCTGAAGGGCATGAACGAACTGGTGGTCGATCCGGATTCGACCAACGCGGACCAGACGCCCGCCTTCGCCAAGAATGAATACCGCTCGATCAAGCCGGAAATCCTGGTGCTGGTCGGCGTCTGCACGCATCTGGGCTGCGCGCCGGAGTTCTTGCCGGAAGTGAAGCCGCAGCCGTTCGACGCGGAGTGGAAGGGCGGCTACTTCTGCCCCTGCCACAAGTCCAAGTACGACATCGCCGGCCGCGTGTTCAAGGCGCAGCCGGCGCCGCTGGCGTTGCCGGTGCCGCCCTACCACTTCCAGGACGACAACACCCTGGTGATCGGCGTCGCGCCGACGGGAGCCGCGTAA
- a CDS encoding lytic transglycosylase domain-containing protein: MRIAGWLVCAALGWLGANDALAGTLYRCEAPDGSRSYSSKRVPGASCSAVAQYSKQRNSSWQPMASAAAATISPVTPSSAQAALSAAPAASVPAAVPQSGGRRVSGRVYTYKRDGVTYASTTPPRGVAASSLRSIPFSYIEACFACGAKPRVNFGTLRLNTNAYQAEIAEASRIHGVDQAIVRAIIHAESAYNPNALSRVGAQGLMQLMPATARRFGVTNAFDARQNIQGGVQYLAWLLRRFNGDLTLAAAGYNAGEGAVDKYKGVPPYSETRRYVERVRTLADRYRGQVAAR, from the coding sequence ATGCGGATCGCGGGCTGGCTGGTATGTGCGGCATTGGGGTGGCTGGGCGCGAACGACGCGCTGGCCGGCACCCTGTATCGCTGCGAAGCCCCCGACGGCAGCCGCAGCTATTCCAGCAAGCGCGTACCCGGTGCCAGCTGCAGTGCGGTGGCCCAGTACAGCAAGCAGCGCAACTCCAGCTGGCAGCCGATGGCCTCCGCCGCGGCCGCGACCATCAGCCCGGTCACGCCTTCCAGCGCGCAGGCGGCATTGAGTGCCGCGCCGGCGGCCAGCGTGCCCGCCGCCGTGCCGCAGTCCGGCGGGCGCCGGGTCAGTGGCCGGGTCTATACCTACAAGCGCGATGGCGTGACCTATGCCAGCACCACGCCGCCGCGCGGGGTCGCCGCCTCGTCGCTGCGCTCGATTCCTTTCAGTTACATCGAGGCCTGCTTCGCCTGCGGGGCCAAGCCGAGGGTGAACTTCGGCACCCTGCGCCTCAACACCAATGCCTATCAGGCGGAAATCGCCGAGGCCTCGCGCATCCACGGGGTCGACCAGGCGATCGTCCGCGCCATCATCCACGCCGAATCGGCCTACAACCCGAACGCGCTGTCGCGCGTCGGCGCGCAGGGCCTGATGCAGCTGATGCCGGCGACCGCGCGCCGCTTCGGCGTCACCAATGCCTTCGACGCCCGCCAGAACATCCAGGGTGGCGTGCAGTACCTGGCCTGGCTGCTGCGCCGCTTCAACGGCGACCTGACCTTGGCCGCCGCCGGCTACAACGCCGGCGAGGGCGCGGTGGACAAGTACAAGGGCGTCCCGCCCTACAGTGAGACCCGTCGCTACGTGGAGCGGGTGCGCACGCTGGCGGACCGCTACCGCGGCCAGGTCGCCGCCCGCTGA